One Acaryochloris thomasi RCC1774 DNA window includes the following coding sequences:
- the gyrA gene encoding DNA gyrase subunit A, whose amino-acid sequence MAIESPQDRIISINLRDEMSRSYLEYAMSVIVGRALPDARDGLKPVHRRILFAMHELGLTPERPFRKCARVVGEVLGKYHPHGDTAVYDALVRMAQDFSMRMPLINGHGNFGSIDNDPPAAMRYTECRLQALSSDSLIQDIDQDTVDFADNFDGSQQEPVVLPSRLPQLLINGSSGIAVGMATNIPPHNLGEVVDGLVALIHDPELTDADLMRYIPGPDFPTGGLILGTTSIREAYTTGRGSITMRGVASIETLEQTGRPDREAIIITELPYQTNKAALIERIAEMVNEKRLEGISDIRDESDRDGMRVVIELRRDAYPQVVLNNLYKQTPIQTNFGANMLALVENDPQLLSLKKFLTVFLEFREETVIRRTRFALRKAQERDHLLQGLLIALDNLDAVIQLIRQAADSAIARQGLMEDFGLSEPQADAILQMQLRRLTALEAEKIHKEHDDLQAKIKDCEDILNRRERRLEIIETEVTDLKTKFATPRRTQLVFGAGGQLDDMDLIANEQSVILVTEQGYIKRMAANAFEAQSRATRGRAGARIKENDAVEHFFACCDHDSILLFSDRGVVYCVHAYQIPVVSRTARGVPIVQLLPIPRDERITSVVPVSEFSEDEYLVMMTSGGYIKKTALSAFGNIRSNGLIAISLEDGDQLRWVRRARVEDSIVIGSRLGMAIHFRADHQQLRPLGRATRGVRSMNLRDGDELIGIDILPSAVIAGLAEAGDDADVDDAVAEDLPDDIPGPWILVITTNGYGKRVPVDQFRLQNRAGKGLIATKFKAKKTKKQADDQLATLRVVNAEDELMLVTSRGVIIRQAVIDISSQSRSATGVRVQRLDADDFIAAVALVPPDEEDEEVEEAEGGEAEGSEAEA is encoded by the coding sequence ATGGCCATAGAGTCACCCCAGGATCGCATCATCTCCATCAATTTACGAGATGAAATGTCGCGCTCCTATCTTGAATATGCCATGAGCGTGATTGTGGGGCGAGCGCTCCCCGATGCGCGAGACGGTCTCAAGCCGGTGCATCGTCGCATTCTCTTCGCCATGCACGAGCTAGGACTGACTCCTGAACGCCCGTTTCGTAAGTGCGCCCGTGTGGTGGGGGAAGTTCTAGGTAAATATCATCCCCACGGCGATACGGCGGTGTACGACGCCCTCGTGCGGATGGCTCAAGATTTCTCGATGCGGATGCCCCTCATCAACGGCCATGGAAACTTTGGCTCGATTGATAATGATCCGCCTGCGGCCATGCGATATACCGAATGTCGTTTGCAGGCATTGAGCAGCGATTCCCTGATTCAAGATATTGATCAGGATACCGTTGACTTTGCCGATAACTTTGACGGTTCACAGCAGGAGCCGGTTGTTTTACCCTCGCGTCTGCCGCAGCTCTTAATCAATGGCTCGTCTGGAATTGCGGTGGGGATGGCGACCAATATTCCGCCCCATAACCTCGGGGAGGTAGTGGATGGTTTGGTGGCGCTCATTCATGATCCGGAGCTGACCGATGCCGACCTGATGCGGTATATTCCGGGGCCGGACTTTCCCACGGGGGGGCTGATTCTGGGCACCACTAGTATCCGCGAAGCCTACACTACGGGACGTGGCTCGATTACGATGCGTGGTGTGGCCAGCATTGAAACGCTAGAGCAGACAGGGCGGCCAGATCGTGAGGCGATCATCATTACGGAGCTGCCCTATCAGACCAACAAGGCGGCGCTGATTGAGCGCATTGCTGAGATGGTCAACGAGAAGCGGCTAGAGGGCATTTCGGATATTCGAGATGAGAGCGATCGCGACGGGATGCGCGTGGTGATCGAGCTGCGGCGGGATGCCTATCCGCAGGTGGTGCTCAATAACCTGTATAAGCAGACGCCGATTCAGACCAATTTTGGGGCCAACATGCTGGCTCTGGTGGAGAACGATCCGCAACTGCTGAGTCTGAAGAAGTTTTTGACCGTTTTCCTGGAGTTTCGGGAAGAGACGGTGATTCGCCGCACTCGCTTTGCCCTGCGTAAAGCCCAAGAGCGCGACCATCTGCTTCAGGGTTTGTTGATTGCCCTGGACAATCTTGATGCTGTGATTCAGTTGATTCGGCAGGCGGCAGACTCTGCGATCGCACGTCAGGGTCTCATGGAAGATTTTGGTCTTTCAGAACCGCAGGCGGACGCCATTCTGCAGATGCAGCTCCGGCGTTTGACTGCCCTAGAAGCGGAGAAAATCCACAAAGAGCACGATGATTTGCAGGCCAAAATTAAAGACTGCGAAGATATCCTCAATCGGCGAGAACGACGGCTAGAAATTATTGAAACCGAGGTCACCGACCTCAAGACTAAGTTTGCGACGCCACGCCGGACCCAGCTTGTGTTTGGAGCCGGTGGCCAGCTCGATGATATGGATCTGATTGCGAATGAGCAGTCGGTTATTCTGGTGACCGAGCAGGGCTACATTAAGCGGATGGCTGCGAATGCGTTTGAGGCTCAGAGTCGGGCGACTCGGGGGCGGGCGGGTGCACGCATCAAAGAGAACGATGCTGTTGAGCATTTCTTCGCCTGCTGTGACCACGACAGTATTTTGCTGTTCAGCGACCGCGGTGTTGTTTACTGCGTCCATGCTTACCAGATTCCGGTGGTGTCTCGAACGGCACGAGGGGTGCCGATTGTACAGTTGCTTCCCATTCCCCGCGATGAACGGATTACGTCGGTCGTCCCCGTTAGCGAATTTAGCGAAGATGAGTACCTGGTGATGATGACCTCCGGCGGGTACATCAAAAAAACAGCCCTCTCTGCCTTCGGTAATATTCGCTCTAATGGTCTGATTGCTATTTCGCTTGAGGACGGTGATCAGCTTCGCTGGGTGCGCCGCGCTCGCGTTGAAGACAGCATTGTGATTGGGTCTCGCCTAGGGATGGCGATCCATTTTCGGGCCGATCATCAACAGCTCCGGCCTTTGGGGAGAGCGACTCGTGGCGTGCGATCAATGAATCTGCGTGACGGCGACGAACTGATCGGCATTGATATCTTGCCCAGTGCCGTGATTGCGGGACTGGCTGAGGCCGGTGATGATGCCGATGTTGATGATGCGGTTGCGGAAGATTTGCCGGATGATATTCCCGGTCCCTGGATTTTGGTCATCACCACCAATGGTTACGGAAAGCGAGTTCCGGTTGATCAGTTCCGGCTCCAGAATCGAGCGGGTAAAGGGCTGATTGCCACCAAGTTCAAGGCCAAGAAAACGAAGAAACAGGCGGACGACCAGCTCGCAACGCTGCGGGTGGTTAATGCTGAAGATGAGCTGATGCTGGTGACCAGTCGAGGCGTGATTATTCGCCAAGCGGTCATTGATATCTCTTCCCAGTCCCGTTCGGCAACGGGGGTCAGGGTTCAGCGTCTAGATGCCGATGACTTCATTGCTGCGGTGGCTTTGGTGCCGCCGGATGAAGAGGACGAAGAGGTTGAAGAAGCTGAGGGTGGCGAAGCTGAAGGTAGCGAAGCTGAAGCTTAG
- a CDS encoding RNA polymerase sigma factor SigF gives MAYQTTLQSQSMELLVSYQQAPSVRLRNRLVRLNMGLVRKVAHRLANQCAEPYEDLEQCGYMGLITAIERFDPTQGYAFSSFAVPYIRGEILHFLRDRANTVRVPRRWQQLSREGAKVRQALTMELGRQPSDQEIADALDLSMNEWRSVKLAASNRTPLSLNARVSSSNHQQSESAMTLGDTLTDTHYQILQVNEEDRIELQHALNQLEDKTREMIESVFFHHLSRQEVAKRIGVSPVTVTRRIKKGIDELVELLQNQSQVQATAS, from the coding sequence ATGGCTTATCAAACAACTCTTCAATCTCAATCCATGGAGCTTCTGGTCTCCTATCAGCAAGCACCGTCCGTCCGTCTCAGAAATCGCCTCGTTCGACTCAACATGGGCCTAGTGCGCAAGGTTGCTCACCGTCTAGCTAATCAATGTGCTGAGCCTTACGAAGATTTAGAGCAGTGCGGTTACATGGGTTTGATTACCGCCATTGAGCGCTTTGACCCCACCCAAGGCTATGCCTTTAGTTCCTTTGCCGTCCCCTACATTCGCGGTGAAATTCTTCACTTCTTGAGAGACCGCGCCAATACCGTTCGTGTCCCCCGTCGCTGGCAGCAGCTCAGCCGTGAAGGTGCTAAGGTCCGTCAAGCTCTCACCATGGAGCTGGGGCGTCAGCCCAGTGACCAAGAGATTGCCGATGCATTAGACCTCTCGATGAATGAGTGGCGCTCTGTGAAGCTTGCCGCTTCTAACCGCACCCCTTTGAGCCTGAATGCTCGGGTTTCTTCTAGTAATCATCAGCAGTCTGAGTCAGCCATGACGCTCGGTGATACGTTAACCGATACGCACTACCAGATTTTGCAGGTCAATGAAGAGGACCGCATTGAGCTACAGCATGCCCTCAACCAGCTTGAAGATAAGACACGGGAGATGATTGAGTCAGTCTTCTTTCATCATCTCTCTCGCCAGGAAGTGGCCAAGCGGATTGGCGTTAGCCCAGTCACAGTCACTCGCCGCATTAAGAAAGGAATTGATGAGCTAGTGGAGCTGCTTCAGAATCAGTCCCAGGTGCAGGCGACAGCTTCCTAA
- a CDS encoding TetR/AcrR family transcriptional regulator, protein MNENRKKTPGRPRSVQSEQAILQATLELLGEVGFDGMSMDAIASRARVGKTTIYRRYSNKEELVADAIERIREDITIPDTGSLERDIDILIENAAQITLSPVGRQTVALIISSASSNPKFAEIYRDKYLQPRRSAFAEVLERAKQRKEVRQDLDPWLVFDMMSGIMLHALLFLPKSESWIDYVRRAVHLLIQKD, encoded by the coding sequence ATGAATGAGAATCGCAAAAAGACACCGGGGCGACCGCGTAGTGTTCAGTCTGAGCAGGCTATTCTGCAGGCAACACTGGAACTACTGGGGGAAGTTGGATTTGATGGGATGAGTATGGATGCGATCGCATCTCGAGCCAGAGTGGGTAAGACCACCATTTATCGGCGCTACAGCAACAAAGAAGAGCTGGTGGCTGATGCCATTGAGCGAATTCGAGAAGACATCACCATCCCCGATACCGGAAGTCTAGAGCGCGACATTGACATTCTGATCGAGAATGCAGCTCAGATTACGCTTAGTCCTGTGGGACGACAAACCGTTGCCCTTATTATCAGCAGCGCCTCCAGTAACCCCAAATTCGCTGAAATCTACCGGGATAAATATTTGCAGCCCCGACGAAGCGCTTTTGCTGAAGTCCTAGAGCGAGCTAAGCAAAGAAAGGAAGTACGGCAGGATCTAGACCCGTGGTTGGTCTTCGATATGATGAGCGGCATTATGCTGCATGCTCTCCTCTTTTTACCCAAGTCTGAGTCTTGGATCGACTATGTCCGCCGAGCTGTTCATTTGCTTATTCAGAAAGACTAA
- a CDS encoding class I SAM-dependent methyltransferase, with product MLDIQEQQILSAWHQNAQPWIDAIANNEIESRIAVTNQAIIDAVLAEPTQTAVDIGCGEGWLVRALTSHGLDMLGADGVPKLIEQAQLSGDGQFRQVTYEEIANGQLNDSFDTAVCNFSLLGHNSALGLFTAFPNLLNSNGRLIVQTLHPLIACGTEAYKDGWRPGSWAGFKGDFVTVPWYFRTLETWVALFTQHGFRLIHLYEPIDPSTGHPVSVILVGQLTQ from the coding sequence TTGCTAGACATCCAAGAACAACAAATTTTGTCCGCTTGGCATCAGAACGCTCAGCCTTGGATTGATGCGATCGCAAATAACGAGATCGAGAGTCGGATCGCCGTCACTAATCAAGCAATTATTGATGCTGTTCTGGCAGAGCCTACACAAACAGCAGTGGATATTGGATGTGGTGAAGGGTGGTTGGTGCGAGCGCTGACTTCACACGGGCTAGATATGCTGGGCGCGGATGGGGTGCCGAAACTGATTGAACAAGCCCAACTATCGGGAGACGGGCAGTTTAGACAGGTCACCTATGAAGAAATCGCAAATGGTCAGCTTAACGATTCCTTTGACACCGCAGTCTGTAACTTTTCGCTCCTCGGCCACAACTCAGCGTTGGGACTATTTACGGCATTCCCGAACTTACTGAACAGCAACGGACGACTTATTGTTCAGACCCTACACCCGCTGATTGCCTGTGGCACAGAAGCTTACAAAGATGGATGGCGACCCGGATCGTGGGCAGGCTTTAAAGGAGATTTTGTCACAGTGCCCTGGTACTTTCGCACCCTTGAGACTTGGGTTGCTTTATTTACCCAGCATGGGTTCAGGCTTATCCATTTATATGAGCCAATTGATCCCAGCACTGGACATCCTGTTTCTGTGATCCTAGTGGGACAGCTCACCCAATAG
- a CDS encoding Rieske 2Fe-2S domain-containing protein gives MSVGYKAVQWNRQKRIYDVILWLSVFLYLWGFMTFTEKAGDNLDTHGVAIRAYGSAAFILLHIILSIGPLSRLNPKFLPLLFNRRHMGVTMFFLALAHVDGWKILKLPWELFGAKAPKFPWDFNGALTWYHDFGDLDPLVSLFVGNTHYGDFILFPFEFLGVIALFILFLMAATSHDFWLANLTAPIWKALHMGVYLAYGLLVGHVVLGALQTNKHPSLTIAVLVGMVWIVGLHLITGYREFQKDKKALFLTTNDFVEVGTIDEIPESRAKVVIVSGERVAIFKYEGKISAVSNVCQHQNGPLGEGKIVEGCITCPWHGYQYLPESGASPPPFEERIPTFAVKVEGDRIFVSTTPNPPGTRVEPALIT, from the coding sequence ATGAGCGTCGGATACAAAGCCGTTCAGTGGAATCGTCAGAAAAGAATTTACGACGTCATTCTTTGGCTCAGCGTTTTTCTCTATCTGTGGGGGTTCATGACCTTTACAGAAAAAGCGGGTGACAACTTAGACACTCACGGCGTTGCTATTCGTGCCTATGGCTCTGCCGCCTTTATCCTGCTCCACATCATTCTCTCCATTGGCCCTCTGAGTCGGCTCAATCCCAAGTTTTTACCGTTACTGTTCAATCGGCGTCACATGGGCGTCACCATGTTTTTTTTGGCCCTCGCCCACGTCGATGGCTGGAAGATTCTCAAGCTGCCCTGGGAGCTGTTTGGAGCTAAAGCGCCGAAGTTTCCCTGGGACTTCAACGGAGCGTTGACCTGGTATCACGACTTTGGTGATCTCGATCCGTTGGTCAGCCTGTTTGTGGGCAATACCCACTACGGTGACTTCATTCTGTTCCCGTTTGAGTTTTTGGGGGTGATCGCCCTCTTCATCCTGTTTTTGATGGCCGCCACTAGCCACGATTTCTGGCTGGCGAACCTCACCGCTCCCATCTGGAAAGCCCTACACATGGGTGTCTATCTTGCCTATGGTTTGCTAGTGGGCCATGTTGTGCTGGGGGCATTGCAAACCAATAAACATCCGTCTTTGACCATCGCGGTTCTCGTTGGGATGGTTTGGATTGTGGGTCTTCACCTCATTACGGGCTACCGCGAGTTCCAGAAAGATAAGAAAGCGCTGTTCCTGACCACCAATGATTTTGTGGAGGTGGGCACCATTGATGAGATTCCTGAATCTCGGGCAAAAGTGGTGATCGTGAGTGGTGAACGGGTGGCCATCTTCAAATACGAGGGCAAGATTTCTGCGGTGTCCAACGTTTGTCAGCACCAGAATGGCCCCCTTGGCGAAGGAAAAATCGTAGAGGGCTGCATTACCTGTCCCTGGCATGGCTACCAGTACTTACCAGAGTCGGGTGCCTCGCCGCCCCCTTTTGAAGAGCGTATTCCGACCTTTGCGGTGAAAGTGGAGGGCGATCGCATCTTTGTCAGCACCACTCCCAACCCACCCGGCACCCGAGTCGAACCTGCCCTGATTACTTAG